Within the Melopsittacus undulatus isolate bMelUnd1 chromosome 5, bMelUnd1.mat.Z, whole genome shotgun sequence genome, the region gcaccctgacacccagcaccctgacccCTGGTACCCAGCCCCCTcaccctccagccccacagcatcctgaCCCCTTGGTTCCCTGACTCCCTTTGACCCCCAGGCCCCCATCCACCTTGCACAGGTCCTCATAGAAGCTGCCGACAGTGCTGCGCCCCGTCATGGAGTAGCTGGGGGCTGAGGTCTTGCTCACAAGATGTGGGCCCAGCATGGGGGGCAGGTGATAGGCAGAGGGGCCTGCGGACGGGGGTCAGTGGGTGACACCGCTCAGGAGGGAGGGACCAGCCCATCCCAGCCTGTGGggaatatgggggggggggggtccatccCATCCTGGGGGGATTATGGGGTCCAGTTCAGGGATGAGGGGGCTCCCATCCCATGGGTGATGGTGGGGGAATCATAAGGGTCCCATCCCATGGGGGATTGTATCCCATCCAATCTTGCCCtagcccatcccatcccatcccatggggaTCATGGGAGTCCAATCTTATCCCATCCCATAGGGAatcccaccccatccatcccatgggGGATCATAGGAgccctatcccatcccatggggGATCATATCCCATCCAATCCAATCTTGCCCtagcccatcccatcccatggggaTCATGGGGGTCCAATCTTATCCCATAGGGAatcccaccccatccatcccatgggGGATCATAGGAGTCCCATCCCATCCGGGATCATGGGGGCCCCATCTCATCCTATGGGGGATTAGGGGGaccctgtcccatcccatcccatcccatgggggATCATGGggcccccatcccatcccagggGTAAGGACTGGCTCCCCCCGCTGCGGGTCCCGCTCTCACCCGGTGTGTGCTGCACGGCCTCGTGCCGGGTGCGGGGGCTCAGGGAGCAGGCGGGGGCCGTGGGGAACACGATCCTGGCTGCGCGCTCCACCGAGTACCGGCCTGCGGGGGgcggttgggggggggggggctcagcgCGGGGCCTCGGCACTGCccggcccgggggggggggggggtgcggggTCGGGGGGGGGGCTCACCTGGCCCGGGGGTGCTGAAGGGCAGCAGGTCCCGGGGCCGGCCGCAGATGGAGAACGCGGGGGCCCCGCCGAGGCCGCGGGCGGTGCTGCCCCAAGGCAGCAGGTACACGGGGCCCGGGCTCCGGTGCTGCGGCAGCTCCGCCGCCCGCAGCCCGAAGCTGAACGCGGGAGCGCGGGTCCGGCACGGGTCG harbors:
- the CIMAP1B gene encoding ciliary microtubule associated protein 1B; translated protein: MSDGPWVGSWRPHRPRAPIAALYTSPGPKYGLPSSVGFFEHDPCRTRAPAFSFGLRAAELPQHRSPGPVYLLPWGSTARGLGGAPAFSICGRPRDLLPFSTPGPGRYSVERAARIVFPTAPACSLSPRTRHEAVQHTPGPSAYHLPPMLGPHLVSKTSAPSYSMTGRSTVGSFYEDLCKNPGPGRYRTVDTDVYKHRAPRFSMVARNVPPGDKTAKPGPAAYSPQQSRPQGVTFGIRHSEYLAPLIVDVPD